The following coding sequences are from one Lolium rigidum isolate FL_2022 chromosome 6, APGP_CSIRO_Lrig_0.1, whole genome shotgun sequence window:
- the LOC124664821 gene encoding alkane hydroxylase MAH1-like produces MEVLSWWVLGFLRKYPVEIMASFACVVLLLFRCYRRDGLPTNWPVLGAVPAISVNAGRVHDWLTEFLRTAPGMSHVIKGPLGTPVDVLVTANPADVAHIFTANFGNYPKGEEFAALFDVLGDGIFNADGESWAFQRRKAHALLSDGRFRDAVAGSTARKLDDGLVPLLDGFVSSGAVVDMQDVFMRLTFDLTAMFVFGVDPGCLAANFPRVPFAAAMDDAEEVLFYRHMTPVGWLRIQTYLNIGHHKKMNQARQVLDASIAEFISLRRERAAGADDGADLLTLYLACQAEVGKEGAEFDRFLRDTTLNLMIAGRDTTSSALTWFFWLLTKHPDVEAKILSELNKNPPSGQHRTAAELKRLVYLHAALSESLRLYPPVPFEHKAAVRPDTLPSGAAVGTTRRVIVSLYSMGRMESVWGKDCLEFRPERWLNEAGRLQHQPSYKFVAFNVGPRTCLGRELAFSQMKAVVAAVVPRFRMEVAGTEAIPKLSIILHMKDGLKVRVRNRQDDASIGAS; encoded by the coding sequence ATGGAGGTCCTGTCATGGTGGGTTCTAGGCTTCCTCCGCAAGTATCCGGTAGAGATCATGGCGTCGTTTGCTTGCGTCGTCCTGTTGCTCTTCAGGTGTTACCGGCGGGACGGGCTGCCGACCAACTGGCCGGTGTTGGGCGCGGTCCCGGCCATCAGCGTGAACGCCGGGCGCGTGCACGACTGGCTCACGGAGTTCCTGCGCACGGCGCCCGGGATGTCGCACGTCATCAAGGGGCCTTTGGGAACGCCGGTGGACGTGCTCGTCACGGCCAACCCGGCGGACGTGGCGCACATCTTTACCGCCAACTTCGGCAACTACCCCAAGGGCGAGGAGTTCGCCGCCCTCTTCGACGTGCTCGGCGACGGCATCTTCAACGCCGACGGCGAGTCTTGGGCGTTCCAGCGGCGGAAGGCGCACGCGCTGCTGTCCGACGGGAGGTTCCGTGACGCCGTCGCCGGGAGCACCGCGCGCAAGCTCGATGACGGGCTCGTGCCGCTCCTCGACGGCTTCGTTTCCTCTGGTGCCGTCGTGGACATGCAGGACGTGTTCATGCGCCTCACGTTCGACCTCACGGCGATGTTTGTGTTCGGCGTCGACCCCGGATGTCTAGCCGCCAACTTCCCGCGAGTCCCCTTCGCCGCGGCCATGGATGACGCCGAGGAGGTGCTGTTCTACCGGCACATGACGCCCGTTGGGTGGCTGAGGATCCAGACCTACCTAAACATCGGCCACCACAAGAAGATGAACCAGGCTCGGCAGGTGCTCGACGCGTCTATCGCCGAGTTCATCTCGCTCCGGCGAGAGCGCGCGGCCGGTGCCGACGACGGCGCCGACCTGCTCACATTGTACCTGGCGTGCCAAGCGGAGGTCGGCAAGGAAGGCGCCGAGTTCGACCGGTTCTTACGTGACACGACGCTTAACCTCATGATCGCCGGCCGTGACACGACGAGTTCCGCACTGACATGGTTCTTCTGGCTGCTCACCAAACACCCGGACGTCGAGGCAAAGATCCTCTCCGAGCTCAACAAAAACCCGCCGTCTGGCCAACACCGCACCGCCGCCGAGCTGAAGCGACTGGTCTACCTCCACGCGGCGCTGTCAGAGTCACTCCGTCTGTACCCACCAGTGCCATTCGAGCACAAGGCGGCAGTGCGCCCGGACACGCTGCCGAGCGGCGCGGCCGTGGGGACGACGCGGCGGGTGATCGTGTCTTTGTACTCGATGGGCCGCATGGAGTCCGTGTGGGGCAAGGACTGCCTGGAGTTCCGGCCGGAGCGATGGCTGAACGAGGCAGGGCGGCTCCAGCACCAGCCGTCGTACAAGTTCGTGGCGTTCAACGTGGGGCCCCGTACGTGCCTCGGCAGGGAACTGGCGTTCTCGCAGATGAAAGCTGTTGTTGCTGCCGTCGTCCCCAGGTTCCGGATGGAGGTCGCCGGCACCGAGGCGATACCCAAGCTGTCCATCATACTCCACATGAAGGATGGACTCAAGGTAAGGGTGCGCAACAGACAAGACGATGCCAGCATAGGTGCTAGCTAG